In Vibrio tritonius, the following are encoded in one genomic region:
- the can gene encoding carbonate dehydratase, translating into MPELKQLFENNSKWSASIKAERPEYFTKMAKGQSPEFLWIGCSDSRVPAERLTGLYSGELFVHRNVANQVIHTDLNCLSVVQYAVDVLKVKHIIICGHYGCGGVTAAIDNPKLGLINNWLLHIRDLYFKHRTYLDNMSGMDRSDKLAEINVAEQVYNLGNSTILQNAWERGQDVELHGVVYGIEDGHLEYLGVRCTSPEKVESSYHKSMEAILNEEYKLLCR; encoded by the coding sequence ATGCCAGAATTAAAACAATTATTTGAAAATAACTCCAAATGGTCTGCATCAATAAAAGCAGAACGCCCGGAGTATTTTACGAAAATGGCCAAAGGACAGAGTCCTGAATTTCTTTGGATTGGTTGCTCAGATAGTCGAGTACCCGCTGAACGGCTAACTGGTTTATATTCTGGCGAACTGTTCGTCCACCGAAACGTTGCTAACCAAGTTATTCATACCGACCTTAACTGCCTATCGGTTGTGCAGTATGCGGTTGACGTTTTAAAAGTAAAGCACATCATTATTTGCGGTCACTATGGTTGTGGTGGCGTTACAGCTGCAATAGATAACCCTAAATTGGGGTTAATTAACAACTGGTTACTGCATATTCGCGATCTGTATTTTAAACATCGCACATACTTAGACAATATGTCTGGTATGGATAGATCAGATAAGTTAGCTGAAATTAATGTTGCAGAGCAAGTCTACAACTTAGGTAACTCCACCATTTTACAAAATGCTTGGGAACGAGGCCAAGATGTTGAACTCCATGGCGTCGTTTATGGTATTGAAGATGGCCACTTAGAGTACTTAGGGGTGCGTTGTACTTCTCCGGAAAAAGTAGAGAGCAGTTACCACAAATCGATGGAAGCCATTCTCAACGAAGAATACAAACTTTTGTGTCGATAG
- the hpt gene encoding hypoxanthine phosphoribosyltransferase translates to MKHKVEVMISEQDVQERVRELGKQISLHYKESENLVLVGLLRGSFVFMADLARAIDVTHQVDFMTASSYGDSMESSRDVRILKDLDDDIKGKDVLLVEDIIDTGNTLSRVKEILALREPNSIAICTLLDKPSRREVPVEVQWIGFPIPDEFVVGVGIDYAQKYRHLPFIGKVVPLE, encoded by the coding sequence ATGAAACATAAAGTTGAAGTGATGATCTCTGAACAGGATGTTCAAGAACGAGTTCGTGAGCTAGGAAAGCAAATCTCTCTGCATTATAAAGAGAGTGAAAATTTAGTCCTGGTTGGCTTACTACGCGGATCTTTTGTCTTTATGGCAGACCTTGCTCGTGCGATCGATGTAACCCACCAAGTCGATTTCATGACGGCTTCTAGCTATGGCGATAGCATGGAAAGCTCGCGTGATGTTCGTATCCTTAAAGACCTTGATGATGACATTAAAGGCAAAGATGTTTTATTAGTTGAAGACATCATTGATACCGGCAATACATTGAGTCGAGTCAAAGAGATCCTAGCTCTGCGCGAACCTAACTCAATTGCTATTTGTACATTATTAGATAAACCTTCACGTCGTGAAGTACCGGTAGAAGTACAGTGGATCGGTTTCCCAATCCCAGATGAATTTGTTGTTGGTGTGGGTATCGATTACGCACAAAAATACCGTCATTTACCCTTCATTGGTAAAGTGGTTCCTTTGGAATAA
- a CDS encoding ABC transporter permease, whose translation MYQIYWTAFCSLLHKEIKRFTRIWVQTLVPPAITMTLYFIIFGNLIGSRIGEMNGFTYMEYIVPGLIMMSVITNSYSNVASSFFSAKFQKNIEELLVAPVPNYVIIAGYAMGGVARGLLVGAMVTAVSLFFVDLQVQHWGIVVATVFMTSIVFALGGLINAVFAKSFDDISIVPTFVLTPLTYLGGVFYSISLLPAFWQGVSKINPIVYMVNAFRYGFLGVSDVGIGMSFTVLSIFVIGLYAIAHYLVTKGKGLRS comes from the coding sequence ATGTATCAAATTTATTGGACTGCATTTTGTAGTTTATTGCACAAAGAAATTAAGCGTTTTACACGTATCTGGGTGCAAACTCTCGTTCCACCTGCGATTACCATGACTTTGTATTTCATCATATTTGGTAATTTGATTGGTTCGCGTATTGGTGAAATGAACGGTTTTACCTATATGGAATATATCGTTCCTGGTTTGATCATGATGTCGGTAATTACTAACTCATACTCTAATGTCGCGTCATCTTTTTTTAGTGCCAAGTTTCAGAAGAACATAGAAGAGTTGTTAGTGGCACCTGTGCCTAACTACGTCATCATCGCTGGCTATGCAATGGGTGGTGTGGCTCGTGGTCTATTAGTGGGCGCAATGGTGACAGCGGTATCACTGTTTTTCGTGGACCTGCAGGTTCAGCATTGGGGCATTGTGGTTGCTACTGTCTTTATGACTTCAATTGTCTTTGCTCTTGGCGGTTTGATCAATGCTGTATTTGCGAAGAGCTTTGATGATATTTCGATAGTCCCCACTTTTGTATTAACGCCATTAACCTATCTGGGGGGGGTGTTTTATTCCATCAGTCTATTGCCTGCGTTTTGGCAAGGGGTATCGAAAATTAACCCGATAGTGTACATGGTCAACGCATTCCGTTACGGCTTCTTAGGGGTATCTGATGTGGGGATTGGCATGTCGTTTACTGTTCTCTCGATTTTTGTGATTGGCTTGTATGCAATTGCTCACTATTTAGTGACTAAAGGGAAGGGGCTGCGTAGCTAA
- the aceF gene encoding pyruvate dehydrogenase complex dihydrolipoyllysine-residue acetyltransferase: protein MAIEINVPDIGADEVEVTEILVNVGDKVEEEQSLITVEGDKASMEVPAPQAGVVKEIKVSEGDKVSTGSFIMVFEEEGAAAAAPAPAAEAAPAAAPAAASATLEVNVPDIGDDEVAVTEIMVKVGDTVEEEQSLITVEGDKASMEVPAPFAGTVKEIKVAEGDQVKTGSFIMVFETAGAAPAAAPVAEAAPAAAPAASAAKDVHVPDIGGDEVSVTEIMVKVGDTVEEEQSLITVEGDKASMEVPAPFAGTVKEIKVAEGDKVSTGSLIMVFEVAGSPVAGAAPAAPAAAPAAAAPTPAAAAPAKAEAPKAAATGDFQENNEYAHASPVVRRLAREFGVNLAKVKGTGRKSRILKEDVQNYVKEALKRIESGAAASGKGDGAALGLLPWPKVDFSKFGETEVKPLSRIKKISGANLHRNWVMIPHVTQWDNADITELEAFRKEQNAIEAKKDTGMKITPLVFIMKAAAKALEAFPAFNSSLSEDGESLILKKYVNIGIAVDTPNGLVVPVFKDVNNKGIYELSNELKAISKKARDGKLTASDMQGGCFTISSLGGIGGTAFTPIVNAPEVAILGVSKSEMKPVWNGKDFVPRLQLPLSLSYDHRVIDGAEGARFITYLNNCLSDIRRLVL from the coding sequence ATGGCAATTGAAATTAATGTACCTGACATCGGCGCGGATGAAGTAGAAGTTACTGAGATCCTAGTGAACGTTGGCGACAAAGTTGAAGAAGAGCAATCGCTTATCACTGTTGAAGGTGATAAAGCTTCAATGGAAGTTCCAGCACCACAAGCGGGTGTGGTTAAAGAAATTAAAGTATCAGAAGGCGACAAAGTGTCTACTGGTTCTTTCATCATGGTATTCGAAGAAGAAGGTGCTGCTGCAGCGGCACCTGCTCCTGCGGCTGAAGCGGCTCCTGCAGCAGCGCCAGCAGCAGCTTCTGCAACTCTAGAAGTAAACGTTCCTGATATCGGTGACGACGAAGTTGCAGTAACTGAAATCATGGTTAAAGTTGGCGATACAGTAGAAGAAGAGCAATCTCTAATCACTGTTGAAGGCGACAAAGCGTCAATGGAAGTACCAGCACCATTCGCAGGTACTGTAAAAGAAATCAAAGTGGCTGAAGGCGACCAAGTTAAGACTGGTTCTTTCATCATGGTATTCGAAACTGCAGGCGCAGCACCAGCAGCAGCTCCTGTAGCAGAAGCTGCACCAGCGGCGGCTCCTGCGGCTTCTGCAGCGAAAGATGTACACGTTCCTGATATCGGTGGCGACGAAGTTTCTGTCACTGAAATCATGGTTAAAGTTGGCGATACAGTAGAAGAAGAGCAATCTCTAATTACTGTTGAAGGCGACAAAGCATCAATGGAAGTACCAGCTCCATTCGCAGGTACTGTTAAAGAGATCAAAGTAGCGGAAGGCGACAAAGTGTCTACTGGCTCATTGATCATGGTATTTGAAGTGGCAGGCAGTCCTGTGGCGGGTGCAGCACCAGCAGCACCAGCAGCGGCTCCTGCGGCAGCAGCTCCAACTCCTGCAGCAGCGGCTCCAGCAAAAGCTGAAGCACCTAAAGCGGCAGCAACTGGCGACTTCCAAGAAAACAACGAGTATGCACACGCGTCTCCAGTTGTTCGTCGTCTTGCTCGTGAATTCGGCGTTAACCTTGCTAAGGTTAAAGGTACTGGTCGTAAGAGCCGTATCCTGAAAGAAGACGTACAGAACTACGTGAAAGAAGCGCTTAAACGCATCGAATCAGGTGCAGCAGCATCTGGTAAAGGTGACGGCGCAGCTCTTGGTCTTCTTCCTTGGCCAAAAGTGGACTTCAGCAAGTTCGGTGAAACAGAGGTTAAACCTCTATCTCGCATTAAGAAGATCTCTGGTGCGAACCTACACCGTAACTGGGTGATGATCCCACACGTTACTCAATGGGATAACGCAGACATCACTGAGCTAGAAGCATTCCGTAAAGAACAGAATGCTATCGAAGCGAAGAAAGACACTGGCATGAAGATCACTCCACTTGTGTTCATCATGAAAGCAGCTGCTAAAGCACTTGAAGCATTCCCAGCGTTCAACTCTTCTCTTTCTGAAGATGGTGAAAGCCTAATTCTGAAGAAATACGTGAACATTGGTATCGCAGTAGATACGCCAAACGGCCTTGTTGTTCCTGTATTTAAAGACGTAAACAACAAAGGTATTTACGAACTTTCTAACGAATTGAAAGCAATTTCTAAGAAAGCTCGTGACGGTAAACTGACTGCATCTGACATGCAAGGTGGCTGTTTCACTATCTCTAGCCTAGGTGGCATTGGTGGTACTGCGTTCACTCCAATCGTGAATGCGCCAGAAGTTGCTATTCTTGGTGTGTCTAAGTCAGAAATGAAACCAGTTTGGAATGGCAAAGACTTCGTTCCTCGCCTGCAACTTCCATTGTCTCTATCATACGACCACCGTGTGATTGATGGCGCTGAAGGTGCACGTTTCATTACTTACTTGAACAACTGCCTAAGCGACATTCGTCGTCTAGTACTGTAA
- the lpdA gene encoding dihydrolipoyl dehydrogenase: protein MSKEIKAQVVVLGAGPAGYSAAFRCADLGLDTVLIERYSTLGGVCLNVGCIPSKALLHVAKVIEEAKALSAHGIVFGEPQTDIDKIRLWKEKVINQLTGGLGGMAKMRKVNVVNGFGKFTGPNTIEVEGEDGKTVVNFDNAIVAAGSRPIKLPFIPHEDPRIWDSTDALELKEVPGKLLIMGGGIIGLEMGTVYHALGSQIDVVEMFDQVIPAADKDVVKVFTKRISSKFNLMLETKVTAVEAKEDGIYVSMEGKKAPAEAERYDAVLVAIGRSPNGKLLDAEKAGLEVDERGFINVDKQMRTNVPHIFAIGDIVGQPMLAHKGVHEGHVAAEVIAGQKHYFDPKVIPSIAYTEPEVAWVGKTEKEAKAEGINYEVSVFPWAASGRAIASDCSDGMTKLIFDKDTHRIIGGAIVGTNGGELLGEIGLAIEMGCDAEDIALTVHAHPTLHESIGLAAEVFEGSITDLPNAKAKKKK, encoded by the coding sequence ATGAGCAAAGAAATTAAAGCCCAAGTTGTCGTACTTGGTGCAGGTCCTGCTGGTTACTCCGCTGCATTCCGTTGTGCAGACTTAGGTCTGGACACTGTTCTTATTGAACGTTACAGCACCCTTGGTGGTGTATGTCTGAACGTGGGTTGTATCCCATCAAAAGCTCTTCTACACGTTGCTAAAGTTATTGAAGAAGCAAAAGCGCTTTCTGCACACGGTATCGTGTTCGGTGAGCCTCAAACAGACATCGATAAAATCCGTTTGTGGAAAGAGAAAGTGATTAACCAACTCACTGGCGGTCTTGGCGGCATGGCTAAGATGCGTAAAGTGAACGTGGTTAATGGTTTCGGTAAATTTACTGGTCCTAACACTATTGAAGTGGAAGGTGAAGACGGTAAAACGGTTGTGAACTTCGACAACGCTATCGTTGCTGCTGGTTCTCGTCCAATTAAACTGCCATTCATTCCACATGAAGACCCTCGTATTTGGGATTCAACTGATGCCCTAGAACTGAAAGAAGTTCCTGGAAAACTGCTTATCATGGGTGGTGGTATCATCGGTCTAGAAATGGGTACGGTTTACCACGCACTAGGTTCACAAATCGACGTTGTTGAAATGTTTGATCAAGTGATTCCTGCTGCAGATAAAGACGTAGTGAAAGTGTTCACTAAACGTATATCTTCTAAATTCAACCTAATGCTAGAAACGAAAGTGACTGCAGTTGAAGCAAAAGAAGATGGTATCTACGTTTCAATGGAAGGCAAAAAAGCACCTGCTGAAGCAGAGCGCTACGATGCCGTTCTTGTTGCGATCGGTCGTTCACCAAACGGTAAACTGCTAGATGCAGAAAAAGCAGGCCTAGAAGTTGATGAACGTGGTTTCATCAATGTAGATAAACAAATGCGTACTAACGTACCGCACATCTTTGCAATCGGTGACATCGTGGGTCAACCAATGCTTGCACACAAAGGTGTTCACGAAGGTCACGTTGCAGCAGAAGTTATCGCCGGACAGAAACACTACTTTGATCCTAAAGTGATCCCTTCAATTGCTTACACTGAGCCAGAAGTAGCTTGGGTTGGTAAGACTGAGAAAGAAGCAAAAGCTGAAGGCATCAACTACGAAGTATCTGTATTCCCATGGGCAGCATCAGGTCGCGCAATCGCATCTGATTGTTCAGACGGTATGACTAAACTTATCTTTGATAAAGACACTCACCGTATCATTGGTGGTGCTATCGTTGGTACTAACGGTGGTGAACTACTTGGTGAAATCGGTTTGGCTATCGAGATGGGTTGTGATGCAGAAGACATCGCTCTAACTGTTCACGCTCACCCAACTCTACACGAGTCAATCGGTCTTGCAGCTGAAGTGTTTGAAGGTTCAATCACTGACCTTCCAAACGCGAAAGCGAAAAAGAAAAAATAA
- a CDS encoding ABC transporter ATP-binding protein codes for MYALELNQLRKTYAGGFEALKGISLSVEKGDFYALLGPNGAGKSTTIGVISSLVNKTSGTVKVFGYDIDKDLELAKQNLGLVPQEFNFNPFETVEQIVMQQAGYYGVKPAVAKERAEKYLSQLDLWEKRKERARNLSGGMKRRLMIARALMHEPHLLILDEPTAGVDIELRRSMWEFLERINRENGITIILTTHYLEEAEMLCRNIGIINHGELIENTTMKGLLGKLAVETFILDVDDVSQIPALEGVLSQQIVEGSLEIELEKSQGLNHVFSQLTEQGVTVLSMRNKANRLEELFVSIIHRDK; via the coding sequence ATGTACGCATTAGAATTAAATCAGCTGCGCAAAACCTATGCTGGTGGTTTTGAAGCGCTGAAGGGTATTAGCCTCTCAGTAGAAAAAGGCGACTTTTACGCGCTACTGGGGCCCAATGGAGCTGGTAAATCAACCACGATAGGTGTTATCTCTTCGTTAGTAAATAAAACCTCAGGCACAGTTAAAGTGTTTGGTTATGATATTGATAAGGACCTTGAGCTAGCAAAACAGAATTTAGGATTGGTCCCGCAGGAGTTTAACTTTAACCCGTTTGAAACTGTAGAGCAGATAGTGATGCAGCAAGCAGGTTATTACGGAGTAAAACCTGCAGTAGCAAAAGAGCGAGCTGAGAAATACTTAAGCCAGCTAGATTTATGGGAAAAGCGCAAAGAACGAGCTCGTAACCTGTCTGGTGGCATGAAGCGCCGTTTGATGATTGCTCGAGCCTTGATGCATGAGCCTCACTTGTTGATTCTTGATGAGCCAACGGCAGGGGTTGATATCGAATTGCGCCGTTCTATGTGGGAATTTTTGGAACGTATCAACCGAGAAAATGGCATTACAATTATCCTCACAACTCACTATTTAGAAGAAGCAGAAATGCTGTGTCGGAATATTGGCATCATTAACCATGGTGAGTTAATTGAAAACACCACGATGAAAGGCTTGTTAGGCAAATTGGCCGTTGAGACATTTATTCTTGATGTGGATGATGTGAGCCAAATTCCTGCTTTAGAAGGGGTTCTTTCTCAACAGATCGTTGAGGGGTCGCTTGAAATTGAGCTGGAGAAGAGCCAAGGCTTAAATCATGTTTTTAGCCAGTTAACTGAACAAGGTGTGACTGTGCTTTCTATGCGCAATAAAGCAAACCGCTTGGAAGAGTTGTTTGTTAGCATCATTCATCGCGACAAGTGA
- a CDS encoding LuxR/HapR/OpaR family quorum-sensing transcriptional regulator, translating into MDASIEKRPRTRLSPQKRKHQLMEIALEVFAKRGIGRGGHADIADIAQVSVATVFNYFPTREDLVDDVLTFVVRQFSNFLTDNIDLDLPARQNLSTISDGIVNLAIDDCHWLKVWFEWSASTRDEVWPLFVSTNRTNQMLLKNMFAKAIERGELSSDYDAEDMATLFHGICYSLFVQANRVRNESSVHKLVNHYLDMLCIYNEVA; encoded by the coding sequence ATGGATGCTTCAATAGAAAAACGCCCAAGAACCCGTTTATCACCTCAAAAACGTAAACATCAGCTAATGGAAATAGCGTTAGAAGTGTTTGCAAAACGTGGTATTGGTCGTGGTGGTCACGCAGATATTGCCGATATAGCGCAAGTATCAGTGGCAACAGTATTTAACTACTTCCCAACTCGCGAAGATCTCGTCGATGACGTATTGACCTTCGTAGTTCGTCAATTCTCTAACTTCCTAACTGACAACATCGACCTAGATCTACCTGCTCGCCAAAATTTGTCGACCATCTCAGATGGTATCGTCAACTTAGCGATTGATGATTGTCACTGGCTAAAAGTATGGTTTGAATGGAGCGCTTCAACTCGTGATGAAGTATGGCCTCTATTTGTATCGACTAATCGTACTAACCAGATGTTACTCAAAAACATGTTTGCAAAAGCGATCGAACGCGGTGAACTTAGCAGCGATTACGACGCAGAAGACATGGCAACCTTGTTCCACGGTATTTGTTACTCCCTTTTCGTACAAGCTAACCGTGTCCGCAACGAAAGCAGTGTTCACAAACTCGTGAATCACTACCTCGACATGCTATGTATCTATAACGAAGTGGCGTAA
- the panC gene encoding pantoate--beta-alanine ligase: protein MQTFADVVSLREQVKQFKRDGRKIAFVPTMGNLHEGHLTLVRKAREEGDIVVVSIFVNPMQFDRADDLNNYPRTLDEDLNKLNAEGVDLVFTPTPEIIYPNGLDKQTFVEVPGLSYMLEGASRPGHFRGVATVVTKLFNIVQPDVACFGEKDYQQLAIIRQMAEDLCLDINIVGVPTVRELDGLAMSSRNSLLSVDERQLAPVLARTMRWISSAIRGGRDDYASIVEDANDQLRAADLEPDQIYIRDAQTLQTISADTKQAVILMSAFLGKVRLIDNQVLDLTEPKESQEEE, encoded by the coding sequence ATGCAAACTTTTGCTGATGTAGTCTCTCTGCGTGAACAAGTAAAACAGTTCAAACGAGATGGACGCAAAATAGCGTTTGTACCAACCATGGGTAACCTGCACGAAGGACACCTCACCTTGGTACGTAAAGCTCGCGAAGAAGGTGACATTGTCGTCGTAAGCATTTTTGTCAATCCAATGCAGTTTGACCGAGCTGACGATCTCAATAATTACCCACGCACGTTAGATGAAGATCTCAACAAATTGAATGCTGAAGGTGTTGACCTTGTCTTTACCCCAACTCCTGAAATTATCTATCCTAACGGCCTAGATAAACAGACCTTCGTCGAAGTGCCAGGTCTCTCTTATATGCTTGAAGGCGCTTCTCGACCTGGTCATTTTCGTGGCGTAGCAACTGTTGTAACCAAGCTATTTAATATCGTTCAGCCCGATGTTGCATGTTTTGGAGAAAAGGATTACCAGCAACTCGCGATTATTCGTCAAATGGCTGAAGATCTTTGCTTAGATATCAATATTGTCGGTGTTCCAACAGTGCGTGAGCTTGATGGTTTAGCCATGAGTTCCCGTAATAGCCTACTGTCGGTGGATGAACGCCAACTTGCCCCAGTGCTTGCTCGAACGATGCGCTGGATCAGTAGTGCGATTCGCGGTGGTCGCGATGATTACGCATCGATTGTCGAAGATGCCAATGATCAATTAAGAGCCGCTGATCTCGAACCAGATCAAATCTACATTCGCGATGCTCAGACACTGCAAACCATCAGCGCTGATACTAAACAAGCGGTGATCTTGATGTCTGCATTTTTAGGTAAAGTCCGTTTGATAGATAACCAAGTATTGGACTTAACAGAGCCTAAAGAAAGCCAAGAAGAAGAGTAA
- the panB gene encoding 3-methyl-2-oxobutanoate hydroxymethyltransferase has protein sequence MKKITINDLMKWKKEGRKFASVTAYDASFAQLFESQEMPVLLVGDSLGMVLQGENDTLPVTVEDIAYHTRSVRKGSPNALLMADMPFMSYTTPEQACHNAATLMRAGANMVKIEGGRWLTDTVKMLTERSVPVCAHLGLTPQSVNIFGGYKVQGRDQEKADEMVAAAIALQNAGAQIVVLECVPESLAAKITAALDIPVIGIGAGNQTDGQILVMHDMFGISANYMPKFSKNFLEETGDMRQAVAKYIEDVASGSFPDEAHTIA, from the coding sequence ATGAAAAAAATAACAATCAACGACCTGATGAAATGGAAAAAAGAAGGTCGTAAATTTGCGAGCGTAACCGCATACGATGCGAGCTTTGCTCAGCTATTTGAAAGCCAAGAAATGCCGGTTCTTTTGGTCGGCGATTCTTTAGGTATGGTACTACAAGGGGAAAACGATACCCTTCCGGTCACCGTAGAGGACATTGCCTACCACACTCGTAGTGTGCGTAAAGGCAGCCCAAATGCATTACTGATGGCAGACATGCCATTTATGAGTTACACCACCCCTGAACAAGCATGCCACAACGCGGCAACGCTGATGCGTGCAGGGGCTAACATGGTCAAAATTGAAGGTGGTCGCTGGCTGACAGACACCGTTAAAATGCTGACCGAACGTTCTGTACCGGTTTGTGCTCACCTTGGACTCACCCCTCAATCTGTGAATATTTTTGGCGGGTATAAAGTTCAAGGTCGGGACCAAGAGAAAGCCGACGAAATGGTCGCAGCCGCGATTGCTCTGCAAAACGCTGGCGCTCAAATTGTGGTTTTAGAATGTGTTCCAGAGTCTCTAGCGGCAAAAATCACAGCAGCACTAGATATTCCAGTTATCGGTATTGGAGCTGGAAATCAAACCGATGGACAGATTTTAGTGATGCACGATATGTTCGGTATTTCGGCGAATTACATGCCAAAATTCTCTAAAAACTTTCTGGAAGAAACTGGGGATATGCGTCAAGCCGTAGCAAAATACATCGAAGATGTCGCTAGCGGTTCGTTCCCAGATGAAGCGCATACCATTGCTTAA